The following nucleotide sequence is from Methanobrevibacter sp..
AAATGCAACTTCGCTGAAACCTTCCTTAATTATATCCAAAAGCAAATCTCCTGCCTTTGAAACACCGCCTGAAATTATTATGACTTCCGGGTCAAACGCACTGCAGATTACAGCAAGCAGCTTTCCTAATTTGAAATAGACCTCTCTGACTATTTTTAAAGCCACAGCATCACCAGATTTTGCCTGATTGAAAATGTCTTCAGCCGTGAAAGTTTCAAAATCCCTCAGTGAAGAATCGTCATTGTTTGATTTGAGATAGTTTTGGGCTGTTTTTACAAGACCTTTAGCAGATGCATTTTCCTCAGGAGTTTTTGAATCAAGATAAATATGACCAATTTCACCTGCCCAACCGTTATAGCCTTCCACAAGATGGCCGTTAATCATCAAAGCTGCTCCAATTCCAGTTCCGATTGTTACTAAAAATAGACTGCTGTAGTTTGAAGATTCACCTATAGCCTGTAGATTAACATCATTTAAGATTATTACTTTTATGCCAAGTCTGGACTCCAAAATGTCTGCCAAATCATAATCTCTCAAATTCAGGTTAATGGCATAGCTAACAATACCATCCTTTACAATGCCCGCTACACCTATTACAACCGCCTTGAAATCAGTGCTTTCGAGATTTAAATTTGAAAAATTATTTCTGATTTCGCTTTCAATCATATCGACTATATTGTTTTCTGGTGTTGGAGACGACCACTGACAGATTATTTCATCTGATGTAAAAACTGAAAACTTTGACGTTGTTCCTCCCAAATCAACACAAACAGTATAATCACCCATGCTTAATAGTTTAAAAATATATGCATTTAATGCTTTTGTAAAAATAGCATCCCAAATAACTGAAACTTTAATGGTAATGAATAACATATAAAAAAACAGATTTCTATGAATTGCTGGAAAGATAATTTCAATGAAAAAACACTAAATCAGGGACTTAAATACAAAAACAATGTTGAAAACTTATCTTACAATGGCTGCAAGTTTAAAGCGACCATAAATTCAAAATTCATTGTTGAACTAATCATGCAAGACAACATATTATATGATATGTCCTGCAGCTGCTCTAAAAAATCATCCTGTGCCCATGAAGCGGGACTCCTGTACTTTCTGGAGGAATTTCCGGAAATACTGGAAGACTTCTCAAAAGACAGTGAATACGGAAGAATTGCTGACATTGACATTAGCGATGATTTGAAAGTCATATCAGATGCAAAACTTAAGAAATTCCTGAAAAAAGAATTCAAAAAGAATTCAAAACTCAAATACAACTTCATCAAGCAATTCAAAAACGAATCCCTAATAGATTCCAAAGCTTATGAACGAAAACTTAAAGGCATTTTGAGAAACGGAGGAAAGGAATTCGGTTATTATAAACTCCACAATATGAGAACCCCCTGAAAAGATTCATTAAAAAGGATATTGACATCTTAATCCAACAAAAGGAGTATGAATTGGCGTTCAAGTTATTGAATAAAATAATGGATCTGTTTATCGACCAGATTTACTGGGATGACGATGCATGGTATGAAATAGCATATTACTATTGGGAACACATTAATTTTTTACTTAAAAATGGAGATTTTAGCGAAAACGAAAAATTTCATGTTCAAAAAAACTTAAATGTGATTAATGACCTTATAATTTACTAAAAATTATCGTTCCGCATTATTTAATTGAATATTTCTAAAAACAGAATGTAAATTTAAAAACAAAACATAAATTTCCTGAAAAAATCTTTATAGACAATGAAAAAAAAGTCAAACGGTTAAAATGGCAAGCAAAGAGATTACAAAAACATGGTGGGGAGAAAAGTGGCTGGATGCACTTAAAGGAGTGTATTATACCAACCGAATCGGTCGTGGAAAAACCTACGCAAACACAGGCAGAGTATATGACATTTTAATTAATGACAACCTCGCTCTGGCCAAGGTCAGGGGCAATTACAAAAGTTTCTATAATGTCAGTGTTGAATTCCGGCAATTTTCCCAAAGTGAAAAAAATACCATCATTAAAACAATTTATGAAAATCCTCAAATTACCTCAGCGCTTTTAAACCGCAAACTGCCGGTAGAATTGTATGATTTAATCACAAAAGAGGGAGTGAACGTTTTTCCAGCATCACACAACGACATTAAAACATCATGTAACTGTCCCGATTATGCTCCCATCTGCAAACACATTGCAGGCCTGGTTTATATGATAGCACTGGAAATAGATAAGGACCCGTTTCTGATTTTTAAACTTCAGGGCCTTGATTTGCTGGATGTGATGAATTTTGAAGTTGAGGAGGAAAGCATCGATGATATCTGCGAACTGTTCAGGCATGAGGACAGCGAATCTGAAAATGAACTGGATTTTTCCAAAATTCCCAATCTTCACCTGCAAATTTTTGAGCTTCTGGATGACAATCCCGTTTTTTATGCTAAAAACTTTAAAGCAATTCTTGACAACATCTATAAGTCCCGTGAGAGATATCTTAAAAAAAGAGTACTTGGTTATTCACATTTTGGTTATGGGAGTCATTACGAATATTACACACGAGTTGATTTTGAACATGATGGATTTAACGGCAGCGAAGAGGAATATGACAGCTGGCTTGAAAGCATTTTTCTTGAAAGATGGGGAATGCCAAACCAATGGGAAGATTTTTCCATAAACATTGACGATAACTATGCCATTTCCAAAATAATGCCCGGAAAAGATACGCCTTTCAGCAAAGATAAAAGTGAAGGCACACTATTCGGATTTTTCACAGAATTAAGTGAAAGCAACATCTCAAAATTCAACAAAGATATTCAATTTTTAAATCTGGTTTACCAATTCAGTTTAGAGTTAATAAAAAACCATTCTTTAGTTCCGGAACTGTTCAAATCAGGAAATGCATACCATATCAGATGGATTCCTGCGATTTTTGATAAAACCATCCGTGAAACAATTGATATTTTAACAAGGTCATGTCCAATTGACTTGATTACATTTAAAAATCAAAAGATTTCACGAAAAGACCAGATTATAGCTGCAGTTAGTTTATTTGTCAAGGGATTTGACTTTAAATATTTAAAACATGGTGTTGCACAGTCTATTAAAAGAAATTATGATGAAAATGTGTTTAAGCTGTTCTTTTTTAATCCTCAAAAATTTAAAAATGAAATTACAACACCAGAATCAATAAATCAATGGCTGTCAAAGTTCAATATCAATTCAAGGGATTATGATTTGTATTTGCACATTGAAGAGTCTGAGAGAGGATTTAATGTTGACGTTAAAGTAAATGACAGTCTGGAAAACATCAATGATGTCATTGACACAACAGAAAACAAACTTCTTAAAACAAACTTGCTCAAAGATATCTATATCATCAATGAAATTTATCCCAGATTCGATGAAAGTCTTACTTTAAATGAAAATCTAGAGTTAAATTTAGATGACTTTACTAATTTCTTTTTAAATACTTTACCATTATTTGAAGTAATGGGTCTTAAAATTATTTTACCTAAAAACCTTCAAAAAATATTCAAACCAAAACTGAAACTGAACATTACGCAAACGCAAAACGAGGACAAATACATAACTTTCAAGGATCTGACAAAATTCGACTGGAAAGTTGCAATAGGAAACACAACCTGTACACCAGATGAATTCAGACAACTTGCAGAAAAATCAAAAGGTCTTGTAAAAATAGCAAACGAATTTGTAATGCTTGATGAGCGAGAAGTGAAATCGCTCATCAAACAAATAGACAGGCTTCCCGAAAAATTAAACCGGCACGACCTCCTTAAAGGAATTTTAAGTGGGGAAATTCTGGACATGGATGTTGAAATTGAAGGAAACTTCGACAAACTGGTTGAAAATATAACAAAAGTAAATGACATCAATGTTCCAGACAACATAAATGCCAAATTAAGGCACTATCAGGAAACAGGTTACTCCTGGCTGGTTCAAAACATCAATACAGGATTTGGAAGCATTCTAGCAGATGATATGGGACTTGGAAAAACACTGCAGGTTCTAACAACAATCCAATACCTGAAAGAACAGGGTCATCTTGAAAAAGAACATGTTTTGGTCATTGCACCAACAAGCCTGCTTACAAACTGGCAAGAAGAAATCAGAAGATTCACACCTGATTTGACATCATATATTTTCCATGGAACCGCACGACGTTTTACAAAAAAGAAATATGACATTTATCTGACCTCTTACGGAGTAATCAGAAGCGACATAAACAAATTCAAAAAGCAGAAATGGTTTTTATGTGTAGTTGATGAAGCGCAGAATATCAAAAATCCGAATACCAAACAGACAAAAGCGATAAAATCAATCAAAGCCAAACACAAAATCGCAATGTCAGGAACTCCTGTTGAAAACAGAATGTCTGAATATTGGAGCATCTTTGATTTTACAAACAAGGGTTATCTTTCAAGTCTGAAAAGCTTCAGGAAAAATTATATCGTTCCAATTGAAAGAGAAAAAAATCAGGACACACTGGAAAACTTCAAACAGATTACCAAACCATTTATCCTGAGGCGTCTTAAAAGTGATAAAAACATTATTAAAGACCTGCCTGATAAAATAGTCAGTGACATCTACTGTAACCTAACTAAAGAGCAGATTGCACTTTACAAAGAGACACTGGATGCATCAATGCTGGAAGTAGAAGAAAACGATGGAATTAAACGGAAAGGATTGGTTTTAAAAATGATAAACTCCCTAAAGCAAATCTGCAACCACCCTTCACAGTTTACCAAAAGCAAAAACGCAAGCGTCAACGAATCCGGCAAAATGGAGATACTTATGAACACCCTGGAAAATATTCTTCAAGCAGACGAAAAAGTCCTGATATTTACCCAATATGTTAAAATGGGAGAAATAATTCAAAAATCTATTGAAGAGAAATTTCAAGAAGAAGTTCTGTTTTTACACGGATCACTTTCACGTAAAAAAAGGGATGAAATGATTAAAAAGTTCCAAAACAGAAATCAAAATAAAATATTCATCATATCCCTTAAAGCTGGAGGAACAGGATTAAACCTAACAGCAGCCCAAAATGTCATTCATTATGATTTATGGTGGAATCCCGCAGTTGAAAATCAGGCTACAGACAGGGCATATAGAATTGGACAGAAAAAAAATGTGATGGTTTACAGATTCATTACAAAGGGAACTTTTGAAGAGAAAATCAACGAAATGATTCATTCAAAAGAGGAACTGGCTAAATTAACCGTTGGAAACGGAGAGACATTCATCACAGAAATGAATACCAACGAGTTGAAAAAGATGTTAAAATTAAGAAAATAATTCAAACAAAAGACTAATTTGAATTTAACTAATTTTAACATTTCAATTTCATCTTTAAGTCTGAAGTTTTCAGTTTTAGAATTATCCTCCTAACATCCACACGAATATCCAACGATTAGTTCTGCTATTAACTCCTTCCAATTCCTTTTCAAATTCAATTAAAGCACATTCTAATTTTATAAAAGATTCAAAAAAATATACCAACACTTAAATATAACATTCGAGTTATTATTCCTATGAACAGAAAGTATCTGATTGCGGCAATTGCAATCGTAGTTATAATAGGCGTAGGTGCATTTGCACTGACAAATACGAACTCCTCTTCGGGAGGCACATCCGTCAATGTCGATGCAAGCGCACTTGAAGATATGGGAAATCTTGTAGTCAACGCCAGTGATGAATCAAAAGAAAAAGGACTGATTTCATCTAGCGCAAGTGATTTGAATTCTATTTTAGTAACCAAAAACGGCAAATTGACATTGAAAGATTCCATTGTAAATAAAACCGGTGACACCGCCACATCAGGCGATGATGCTGACTTTTATGGTGTCAATTCAGCAATTTTAGTAAATACAAACGGTACACTTGACATTTCGAATGTTGAAATCAATACCAATTCCAAAGGATCCAACGGTATTTTTGTAACCAACTCCGAGGCTTCAACATCCTCAAGCGGCGGAAATGCAAGCCAGGGCGCAGCTCCTGAAACAAACTCAACCCAACAAGGTGGAGACGGTGCACAGCCTCCTGAAGCAACCGGCGGAGAATCCGGTCAGGGCGGAGATGGAGGACAACCTCCTGAAATGCCATCAGGTGAAGGATCAGGTGAAGGCGGACAGGCTCCTGGAAACGGCGGGGGCGACCCGTCAGGTGCAAGTGATGTAAGCGGCAATACTCAGGCAACCGTCAAAAACGTGAAAATCACAACCCACTCAGACAAGTCAAGAGGACTGGACGCAACATATAAAGGAATAATTAATGCAGA
It contains:
- a CDS encoding ROK family protein, with the protein product MGDYTVCVDLGGTTSKFSVFTSDEIICQWSSPTPENNIVDMIESEIRNNFSNLNLESTDFKAVVIGVAGIVKDGIVSYAINLNLRDYDLADILESRLGIKVIILNDVNLQAIGESSNYSSLFLVTIGTGIGAALMINGHLVEGYNGWAGEIGHIYLDSKTPEENASAKGLVKTAQNYLKSNNDDSSLRDFETFTAEDIFNQAKSGDAVALKIVREVYFKLGKLLAVICSAFDPEVIIISGGVSKAGDLLLDIIKEGFSEVAFKNTEILLSDLREKAAVFGAMKIVEDGITD
- a CDS encoding DEAD/DEAH box helicase, whose amino-acid sequence is MASKEITKTWWGEKWLDALKGVYYTNRIGRGKTYANTGRVYDILINDNLALAKVRGNYKSFYNVSVEFRQFSQSEKNTIIKTIYENPQITSALLNRKLPVELYDLITKEGVNVFPASHNDIKTSCNCPDYAPICKHIAGLVYMIALEIDKDPFLIFKLQGLDLLDVMNFEVEEESIDDICELFRHEDSESENELDFSKIPNLHLQIFELLDDNPVFYAKNFKAILDNIYKSRERYLKKRVLGYSHFGYGSHYEYYTRVDFEHDGFNGSEEEYDSWLESIFLERWGMPNQWEDFSINIDDNYAISKIMPGKDTPFSKDKSEGTLFGFFTELSESNISKFNKDIQFLNLVYQFSLELIKNHSLVPELFKSGNAYHIRWIPAIFDKTIRETIDILTRSCPIDLITFKNQKISRKDQIIAAVSLFVKGFDFKYLKHGVAQSIKRNYDENVFKLFFFNPQKFKNEITTPESINQWLSKFNINSRDYDLYLHIEESERGFNVDVKVNDSLENINDVIDTTENKLLKTNLLKDIYIINEIYPRFDESLTLNENLELNLDDFTNFFLNTLPLFEVMGLKIILPKNLQKIFKPKLKLNITQTQNEDKYITFKDLTKFDWKVAIGNTTCTPDEFRQLAEKSKGLVKIANEFVMLDEREVKSLIKQIDRLPEKLNRHDLLKGILSGEILDMDVEIEGNFDKLVENITKVNDINVPDNINAKLRHYQETGYSWLVQNINTGFGSILADDMGLGKTLQVLTTIQYLKEQGHLEKEHVLVIAPTSLLTNWQEEIRRFTPDLTSYIFHGTARRFTKKKYDIYLTSYGVIRSDINKFKKQKWFLCVVDEAQNIKNPNTKQTKAIKSIKAKHKIAMSGTPVENRMSEYWSIFDFTNKGYLSSLKSFRKNYIVPIEREKNQDTLENFKQITKPFILRRLKSDKNIIKDLPDKIVSDIYCNLTKEQIALYKETLDASMLEVEENDGIKRKGLVLKMINSLKQICNHPSQFTKSKNASVNESGKMEILMNTLENILQADEKVLIFTQYVKMGEIIQKSIEEKFQEEVLFLHGSLSRKKRDEMIKKFQNRNQNKIFIISLKAGGTGLNLTAAQNVIHYDLWWNPAVENQATDRAYRIGQKKNVMVYRFITKGTFEEKINEMIHSKEELAKLTVGNGETFITEMNTNELKKMLKLRK